The genomic window CATCTGATTTATAGTCTCAAAGCAAGGAGGAATGAAGGAGGCTCCATGCAGTCCATTTCTGAAAGTGAGGTCAGGTGTTTACCTTCCTTGGCCAGGTCTCCTATGTTGACATAGGTCAGCCCCGTCCGCTGGGCCAGCTCCTTCCCTAAAGTGGTCTTTCCAACACCAGGCGTTCCTGGATCAGAAGCAGATTCATTACCAACTAGATTTTCACAATCAAAACATGAATTTGCTCTGGCATAAACATAGTAAGAGCCATTCTGATTGTGTAAATAAAAGGAcgtttttaaaatatgaaaaggcAGCTATTGTTAAAAGGAAAGCAAATACATCACTAAtaaagaagacaaaaacagaaaatatgaataattatagATGAAAAACACCTGTCATATGTAACCGTGGTAACTCCTCCATGTTAAACACCTGGCATATGTAACCGTGGTAACTCCTCCATGTTAAACACCTGGCATATGTAACCGTGGTAACTCCTCCATGTTAGACACCTGGCATATGTAACCGTGGTAACTCCTCCATGTTAGACACCTGGCATATGTAACCGTGGTAACTCCTCCATGTTAGACACCTGGCATATGTAACCGTGGTAACTCCTCCATGTTAGACACCTGGCATATGTAACCGTGGTAACTCCTCCATGTTAGACACCTGGCATATGTAACCGTGGTAACTCCTCCATGTTAAACACCTGGCATATGTAACCGTGGTAACTCCTCCATGTTAGACACCTGGCATATGTAACCGTGGTAACTCCTCCATGTTAAACACCTGGCATATGTAACCGTGGTAACTCCTCCATGTTAAACACCTGGCATATGTAACCGTGGTAACTCCTCCATGTTAGACACCTGGCATATGTAACCGTGGTAACTCCTCCATGTTAGACACCTGGCATATGTAACCGTGGTAACTCCTCCATGTTAGACACCTGGCATATGTAACCGTGGTAACTCCTCCATGTTAGACACCTGGCATATGTAACCGTGGTAACTCCTCCATGTTAGACACCTGGCATATGTAACCGTGGTAACTCCTCCATGTTAGACACCTGGCATATGTAACCGTGGTAACTCCTCCATGTTAGACACCTGGCATATGTAACCGTGGTAACTCCTCCATGTTAGACACCTGGCATATGTAACCGTGGTAACTCCTCCATGTTAGACACCTGGCATATGTAACCGTGGTAACTCCTCCATGTTAGACACCTGGCATATGTAACCGTGGTAACTCCTCCATGTTAGACACCTGGGTGAGTGAACACACCGCGGGTGTCTCACGTTAGCTGGGAGACGTGCAGCATGAGTCTTCACCTGTTAGCAGGATGTTTGGTCGCTTCCTCATCTTCATCGCTGAGCAGCCGACACGTGTCTCGACGACGTCCGCCTGAAAGACAGAACAGTCCCATATTATCTCTTCGTGGTGTGATAACCTCGAGTCTCTCCGCTAAATGTCAAAGAACAAACCTGAACGAGGGTGCTGTGACAAAACGGAGGGCTCGTGCAGCTAGCTCGCGCTGAACGGTATGCTATTAGCTCTCACGCCAGCCGAGGAGGCAGACTTTTCACAAAACAACTGCCGCGAGTGAACTGCTTTCACGTCGGCTTTACGTCAACGAGCGGCCGGTTTACGGCACACCGACTCCACGGAGTTTAAATATGGTAAGCTTCACTTTTGCCTCACAGCTCCTGGAAGGTCGCATGGCCATTAACGGAACTTCCTAATTAACTAGTAGCTACAGCCGAGAAGTAGTTAGAAGTGACGGAAACACCGGGTGTGCTGAGGTAAGTTAAGAAATATATGGCGTATTAGCTTAATATTGACTCACAAGTTAGTAAATGTTAGCTAACCCCTCCCCTCATTCTGCAGTCGACATGTCAATGTATCCGCATATTAACTAAAAAGCAGGTTTAATAGGTGTTTGCCCCTTAACGGCTACCGTAGTGTGTTCCCATGCATGTTGCAGCACAATAACAAGGGACACAGCTAAGCTAAATGTAAAGCGAGAGGAAGCCCCGTTCTTAATGCCTTGTGCCATGCCCTGTCTGTGCTGCCCTGTGTTAGCTCGATCTCAAAGCAgcagcatcaacaacaacaacaacaacagccgaaCTGCTCCCGTCAATGTGAGGCACCACTGAAGGATGGACAAGCCTTCTGTGGGAGAGAAAGCTGCTTTAAGCAGAGTAAGTTCTTTAAACGCTCCATGACGTTTACATGAAGTATTTGTGtacatcattatatatatatatatatatatatatatatatatatgtcatgttACGTTTGGTTACGTTTTATATGTATAGTTTTATACATAGGTAtgtagtttttatatatatatatatatatatatatatatatatatatgtatgtgtgtgtgtgtgtgtgtgtatatatatgtatatagctttttttatgtatagttatatgtatatagcttttttatatatagttatgtgtagttttttaaaagatttttttatagTAGTATATGGTTTAACACcttaccatatatatatatatatatatatataattttatagtCTAAtcttcatacatttatttatatataaaatatgtcagcTTAATAATTCAAATGCATACATGCCATTTGCAGTATCATTTGTCCATCATCTTCCCCATTGAAAACAAGGACCCCCCCTCTTCCTGTAAATTATATTTGACATCAGGTTCTGACTAATAATCGTCTCTATTTGTAAACTTTGACCTATTGTAGAGACCCTCCTTCCTCATACATCTCCAATGAATTCTGTTTCACGATAGCCGAACCGCTGGGTGGATCCGTCCTTCGCCGACTTGCCGGGGGAAAGCTTCGCTCTGTCCAGACGGAGAAAAGGCAGCCAGGCTTCGTGCTCCAAGGCGGAGCCCAAGAGGCCCAGGAGGAGTGCGGGGGAGTCCGGCAGCTCAGACCCTCGCACGTCCTACCTGCCGAAAGACTCAGCCCCAGGGGACCAGGATGAGCCGTGGGTGGACAGATACTCGCCGCGTTCGCAGGTCAGCGCCTTCACTTTCGGACGTTTCCTTGCTCTGGTACCCATGGAGACATCTGGATGCAACGGCCGATGTGTCTGCAGTGCTTGTTATCACATTCAAAGCagcgggagggaggggggggggagaaatcaATTACGACTTCTCATTAGATGTGATTTTAAactattatattaataaatgtcttGAAAACCAATTCATGGATACAATAGACAGCGACATGTTTCtgttggattttggattatcgCAGAAAATGAGCTCTAGCAAACAAACGCTGATGATACTTACACGTTTTTATTCAGCAAGATGATCTTCACAAACCGCGGTCACGTGACTTCACGTCACCGCCACAGAGCTAAAGGAGGACGACTAAACGTCGTCACTGGAACGACGTTTAGTCGTCTCATTTAAAGTAAAGGGTTTTTACTGATGTGTTTTATGTCGTAGAGCAACACTTTAAAAGCTCTTTCAGGCATCTAATCAAACACCCGTTAAATACAAAACCCATTGACGAAATTGCTGactcatttctgtgttttaggACCGCATCACTTTTATCATTTGCACCATTGCATGCAATggcttttgatttaatttggaTTACTTACTCTTTCAAAGTACAATTGTTTTTTCCTGTAGCCAGCTCAAGGTGTTTGTTTAGACCTGGAGCTTGTAATGgttactttgtgtgttttgtgcaggCCGAGCTTGCTGTCCACAAGAAGAAGATCGAGGAAGTGGAGAACTGGTTGAGAGTGCACTCGAGCGCATCGAAGGTAAAAGAAGTTTCACCATTTCAGTGACTGATGTTTGTGAGGCCAGttctaaacacacaaaaaatgaaTTCCAGTGAGGATAAAAGGTTTAGGTTGTCGGCCGTTGTCGTCCACAGGGTGGCGTCCTGCTGCTGACGGGACCGTCGGGCTGCGGGAAGACCGCCACGGTGCAGGTTTTGTCTCTGGAGCTGGGCCTCAGGGTTCAGGAGTGGACCAACCCCTCCAACCTGGAGCCGTACAGCAGCGGTCAGCAAGGTGAGGAGGCGCCCTCTCCGccctactatatatatatatatatatatatatactctcaaAATCTACCAACCAgtgacaacaataataaagtgTACAATGTTAAAATAGGACTCCATATTTGCAGCATGCTCATATACATCAGCAGAGTGCATTAAATCGATCAGCCCCGTGTCCGCATGTCGTCTCTGACGCTCCGTCTTTTGCCAGACTGGAGGACGAACGGCTTCCCCTGCACCTCCCAGTTAGCCCAGTTCCAGGACTTCCTCCTTCGAGCAAACAAGTACAACTGCCTGAAGATGGTGGGTGACGGAGCGGCCACGGACGGGAAGCTCATACTGGTGGAGGTACGCGGCGCGCCTTCGCGAAAGGGGTGGTATTGTATCCATGCATGGACGGAGGCATCTGCCTTTTAATTTTGTAAACCATTAACGTTGCAAACACACATGTGCTTTTCCAGTCCACTACATGGTACTGAATGTTTTCTGGTGCGGTCATGAACCCACTGGGATAAACTGATGAAAATGTTCTCTTATTAGATAAAACAGGTTGATGAACAGTAAATTTGCACTTGTAATATATGTTAAAACGATGTAAAGAATGGTTGGTTAATTCATGAAATAACAGTCCCTTTTTAAACTGCCGATGGGCCAGGACGTTGGACATGATGTGGTCTTTTGTTCTTCAAAGTATAATCTTGCTCTGCTTCAAACTGAGACGATGGGAACAGTTGAGCTCCCACCCTCTGCTGAGAGCAGATTGTCTGACCGTCTGGTCCCGATCACATCGGTCTGAAGCCGCCATGTTTAGCTTCGTAGTCAACACTCGCTCACCACTTGTCCCTCCTCAGGATTTCCCGAACCAGTTCTACAGGCAGCCCAGCAGCCTGCACGACATCCTGAGGTGAGATCAGAgcctttttcattttattcacactttacacagaaaaaaacccagatgATGCTGATGCAATAGATGTATACAGAGTTGCatttgtgcattaaaaaaataatttagctcaaaggaaaaggaaaaaagaacaaTACACGTGTGCAGATCCATGTACATGTACTGCAACATTCAAGTAAAAATAGTGAGAATAACCCCAATCACCTGGGACGAGTATTACCAAGGggctgtaatatatatatatatatatatatatatatatatatatatttaatgtcatcaatattattataatatctaTAATACCCACAAGGACCTCTGGCTCCGGTGCAAATGGCTCTTGATGCTGTGCAGTGAGACCAGCCCCCCGCCCCAAAAGGCCTTTTAATCTAAGGCCGTCCTACAGGACGTAGCATAAAGTACTGAGAACATGAATCTGGTGCCACCCTGTGTTATTCCCCTGCTCCGTGTGACATCGTGCCCCGCCGCGTGTCTCTCAGGCGCTTTGTGAAGACCAGCCGATGTCCCCTGGTGTTCATCGTGTCGGACAGTCTGAGTGGAGACAGCAGCTCGCGCTTCCTGTTTCCCAGAGAGgtccaggaggagctggacatCAGCGGCATCAGGTAGGTTTGACGGGGGCGGGGTTTGGCCTTTTTACGCAAAATAACTACCGGAGACCTCACAAAACCCGTGTTTGGTCATTCCTCAAGAAGCCATAATATTTTGGACAGACGTGGACCGCAAAATAAACACGTCCAGCATGAATTCTGAATAATGTTTTCGCAGCACTAATTTCATTGGTGTCCTCCCATAGTCCAAAGACAGGTGGAGATAAGCCATAATATGTGACACTTTGCACTTCCTGCACAgacttttcacattaaaagccgTTCAGTGGCTCAAAGGGGTCTAAGCTCTCACATGTCTAAAAGGGACTTTTGATGCAAAACATCTGTCCACTGAACATGGTCTTGTGTGCTTTCAGCTTTAACCCGGTGGCTCCGACCACAATGATGAAGGTCCTGACTCGAATTTCAGCGGCGCAGGCCGGAAAGGTGAAAGGAACCCGTGCAGTTCGTCACACATGTCGGTGCGGTTTGTTTTGACGTGATTTCTGCAGCGTATTACTTTTCCCCGTCATTCTGAGCAGAGCTGTGGGAGGATGTGCGTCACAGACCAGGCGGTGTTGGAGACGCTGTGTTCAGGGAGCTCGGGAGACGTTCGCAGCGCCATCAACAGCCTCCAGTTCTCCTCCCTCCCAGGTTAGGCCACAGAGGGGAAGTCAAACGCATTAATAGCCTTTTGATTTGAGTGACCATGAATGGTCTCATCGACTGACGTCTAAGAAAATTAACCGTCTATCATCACTGTAACTTTCCAGACACGTCGCTGGAGAAGGGTCTGTGGGGGATGAAGAAGGACGGACGTGCGACGTCGCTGGGCAAAGCCGGTTCCAGAAGGAACCCGAGGGGGAAGAAGTCCAAACTGACAAAGGAGCTTGAGGGGGAGCAGGCCATTGGAGGGAAAGATGCGTCCCTGTTCCTGTTCAGAGCTCTGGGGAAGATCCTGCACTGCAAACGTGAGTCCTACGTCTTCGGTTTCCATACAAGGACCTACCTACAAGTGTTGTGTGTGAATCAATGCCTGATggatctacttcctgtttgtcatagagttccattgttgtccaaaaactattaaaaacacatcagtgagcCACTCCTTTTGAACGGGGCGACATGTTTCTTCGTCACCGGgacaacacactgtagtttgtttttcaCATAGACCTCCCGGCTGCCACAAATACTCAACGGAGCACCACATTTGTGTTAATCCGctactgaaaatagtccccaataAATGCACCATTTCCCCCTATCTTCTAATAAGGGATTTGGAAAAAATTGACTGAATAAGATGTGGACGTGGTcgtcgtgacgtcacccgttggttacTGGACTACCGTTTGtgagccttgagtttggcattttgttcATCGTCATCATgtttttggaaccagaagtgaccCTATTAGGACTACGGGGTGGACTGAGGCCCGTCAGGTTCCAAGTAAATCTAGCACTATAACCTAATTGGAATGCTAATTTTGGCTTGTGAAAAACAGGCTTAATATAACATGTGTCCCAGTGTCTTTTAGTACAACTGAATGCTAAACAACGCTGTGGTAACAAcatgtcaatcaccttgtagccccgccctaaagcatcccctgctttatggtctgtttgactctaaatgaccataa from Cyclopterus lumpus isolate fCycLum1 chromosome 9, fCycLum1.pri, whole genome shotgun sequence includes these protein-coding regions:
- the rad17 gene encoding cell cycle checkpoint protein RAD17, whose translation is MDKPSVGEKAALSRPNRWVDPSFADLPGESFALSRRRKGSQASCSKAEPKRPRRSAGESGSSDPRTSYLPKDSAPGDQDEPWVDRYSPRSQAELAVHKKKIEEVENWLRVHSSASKGGVLLLTGPSGCGKTATVQVLSLELGLRVQEWTNPSNLEPYSSGQQDWRTNGFPCTSQLAQFQDFLLRANKYNCLKMVGDGAATDGKLILVEDFPNQFYRQPSSLHDILRRFVKTSRCPLVFIVSDSLSGDSSSRFLFPREVQEELDISGISFNPVAPTTMMKVLTRISAAQAGKSCGRMCVTDQAVLETLCSGSSGDVRSAINSLQFSSLPDTSLEKGLWGMKKDGRATSLGKAGSRRNPRGKKSKLTKELEGEQAIGGKDASLFLFRALGKILHCKRGKHEDAEAAECAPGLSLPSHLSHHHREPLLVEPELAVERSHMSGDFFNLYLHQNYLDFFSEVEDVERASEYLSDADLLASDWTSRSTMGQYGSSVATRGLLHSNSQQVSVGFRPLHKPNWLLVNKKHRENCLAAQSLFRGFCLTPVSLQTELLPYLAKLSNPMRNPAQIAFIQDVGQMSLRRFPGRLKLEALVDKEPAQLDKDSEEEEESPGGFEEGLPASQPQPTTSRVLLEEEDLIIEDYNSD